A genomic region of Arachis stenosperma cultivar V10309 chromosome 9, arast.V10309.gnm1.PFL2, whole genome shotgun sequence contains the following coding sequences:
- the LOC130949753 gene encoding uncharacterized protein LOC130949753, with amino-acid sequence MPPLFDSISKIHLPREAWRLKVRVLRTWIVPSFGNYEVANSMEIVLVDGDSNKIQVTVKKHLINRFKESIIEGQTYRMSYFSVVPNQGNYRAAEHEFKLVFLNRTTVISVPDDDIPKTCFSFCPFDELLKMTEDYVYLVDVIGLLTSVGEEKEYVKDVKVMKMIVLELSSKEFVFFLLDVDCVDNMLALFGEYVDEVHHFLGSGYIEQPIVVIQLAKPLFIANEGKGVSLEDDFLRHTRRCTIDELHDNNEVYWEGSFVVFGCVRSIVDEGPWWYSACVCGKSIQPQGGAYYCDFCQHYVTNVTPRYRIKIAVEDDNGHGVFVLFDREAAYLLKKSCADLFGEVQKDANVVCGDSYPVMFQQLVGKKLLLKINTKSVGAYKYFGTFRVRRVCDDAAIISMFELPNYDADDERTPLKDGKLGKIPSSEDEHIVDKREPCEVLDEGITADGNCSNMKTNCRPLIDFLGEKGAEVPGLDDISTEIDIVREVEKSVGDSVLVDGKCSLEIEGLLNSPPVETTDVLSAILDGSPIHVIKKENVSNPPRGRKAKRNLKKSFDDVADEELGPTSKVLKNCDV; translated from the exons ATGCCTCCTCTATTTGATTCTATCTCTAAGATCCACCTTCCAAGGGAGGCATGGAGACTTAAAGTTAGGGTACTAAGAACTTGGATTGTTCCTTCTTTTGGAAATTATGAAGTTGCAAATTCAATGGAAATTGTTCTTGTTGATGGAGAT TCTAACAAAATACAAGTAACTGTTAAGAAGCATCTCATAAATAGGTTTAAAGAGAGTATTATTGAGGGTCAAACATACCGGATGTCATATTTTAGTGTTGTTCCAAACCAAGGCAATTATAGGGCAGCAGAACATGAGTTTAAGTTGGTTTTTCTTAACCGTACAACTGTTATTTCTGTCCCTGACGATGATATCCCAAAGACATGTTTCAGTTTCTGTCCCTTTGATGAGCTCTTGAAAATGACTGAAGATTACGTTTACTTAGTTG ATGTTATTGGTTTGCTGACTTCTgttggtgaagagaaagagtaTGTGAAAGATGTGAAAGTGATGAAGATGATCGTTCTTGAGTTATCTTCAAAAGAGTTTGTTTTTTTCCTgcttgatgttgattgt gttGACAATATGCTTGCTCTGTTTGGGGAGTATGTGGATGAAGTGCATCATTTCTTAGGTTCTGGCTATATAGAGCAGCCGATTGTTGTGATCCAACTTGCCAAA CCATTGTTTATTGCTAATGAGGGCAAGGGTGTTTCATTGGAAGATGATTTTCTGCGGCATACTAGAAGATGCACTATTGACGAACTTCATGATAACAACGAGGTTTATTGG GAGGGGTCTTTTGTGGTTTTTGGTTGTGTGAGATCTATTGTGGATGAGGGACCTTGGTGGTATTCAGCTTGTGTTTGTGGGAAGTCAATTCAGCCTCAAGGTGGTGCATATTATTGTGATTTTTGTCAGCACTATGTTACCAATGTGACTCCTAG ATATAGGATCAAAATAGCTGTTGAGGATGATAATGGACATGGTGTATTTGTGTTATTCGATCGTGAAGCTGCttacttattaaaaaaatcatgtGCTGATCTGTTTGGAGAAGTTCAGAAGGATGCAAAT GTCGTTTGTGGAGATAGTTATCCTGTGATGTTCCAGCAATTGGTGGGTAAAAAATTGCTCCTTAAGATAAATACCAAGAGTGTTGGTGCATACAAGTATTTTGGAACTTTCCGTGTGAGAAGAGTTTGTGATGATGCTGCTATTATTTCCATGTTTGAGTTGCCTAACTATGATGCCGATGATGAGCGTACTCCATTGAAG GATGGTAAGTTGGGAAAAATCCCTTCAAGTGAGGATGAACATATTGTTGACAAGAGGGAGCCCTGTGAGGTGTTGGATGAGGGTATCACTGCTGATGGGAATTGTTCAAATATGAAGACAAACTGCAGGCCTTTGATTGATTTTCTTGGTGAAAAGGGTGCTGAAGTTCCTGGATTGGATGATATAAGTACTGAAATTGATATTGTAAGAGAGGTAGAGAAAAGTGTTGGTGATAGTGTACTTGTTGATGGGAAGTGCAGTTTGGAAATTGAGGGCCTTTTGAATTCTCCTCCCGTGGAAACTACG GATGTACTTTCTGCTATTCTTGATGGATCCCCTATTCATGTGATCAAGAAAGAGAATGTTTCCAATCCTCCAAGGGGTAGAAAAGCTAAGAGAAATCTGAAAAAATCCTTTGATGATGTTGCCGATGAGGAACTTGGCCCAACTTCCAAGGTTCTCAAGAATTGTGATGTTTGA
- the LOC130949752 gene encoding uncharacterized protein LOC130949752 has translation MQHDVVNQQGSFGQTTEIDKELIVGLMQMIDEHNVIAQLFRRAREFYGDHPSQEFCLRLFSQRVHDPRIYNYPSCDEVAALIVGDFESSDCGRDIIVQSTSGQLQRIYETHALYLPLQYPFIFPYGEDRYQLNIPYRGVQATYVRGRRTRMPLQSQRLFEIRKKQSTIRGEFLHGIEEAMQRGDVEASSIGTRVILPSSFTGGKRYMFNNCQDAMAICKHYGYPDLFLTITYNPNWLEFQRYTRREGIPIADRPDISCRVFHAKLKCILTDLKVALFSILSMPLLFYVELPNPAKFPNLYRMVTKYMIHGPCGRIRSSSPCMKDGKCSKFYPKQFVNETSFDDDGYPVYKRRDMGITVKLCGADIDNRFVVPYNPLLLMKYQAHINLEFCNKSNIIKYLFKYVNKGPDRLTATVDQSTSGHQDSQILDEIK, from the exons ATGCAGCACGATGTAGTCAATCAGCAGGGGAGTTTTGG GCAAACAACTGAAATAGATAAGGAATTGATAGTTGGTCTAATGCAAATGATTGATGAGCACAATGTTATAGCCCAATTGTTTCGGAGAGCTCGAGAATTTTATGGGGATCATCCTTCGCAAGAATTTTGTTTGAGATTGTTTTCTCAGCGAGTACATGATCCAAGAATTTACAATTATCCTTCGTGCGATGAGGTTGCTGCTTTGATAGTTGGTGATTTCGAATCATCCGACTGTGGTCGTGATATTATTGTTCAGTCCACCAGTGGTCAATTGCAGCGAATTTATGAAACTCATGCTTTGTACTTGCCATTACaatatccttttatttttccttaTGGTGAGGATAGGTATCAACTGAACATCCCGTATCGAGGGGTTCAAGCAACTTACGTGCGTGGAAGAAGGACAAGGATGCCTCTGC AATCACAGAGACTCTTTGAAATTAGGAAGAAACAAAGTACAATTAGAGGGGAGTTTTTGCATGGTATAGAGGAAGCTATGCAGCGTGGTGATGTTGAAGCATCCTCAATTGGGACAAGGGTTATACTACCATCTTCTTTTACAGGTGGTAAACGTTATATGTTTAATAATTGCCAGGATGCTATGGCGATTTGCAAGCATTATGGTTATCCTGATTTGTTCCTCACTATTACTTACAATCCAAATTGGCTTGAATTTCAAAGATACACCCGTCGTGAAGGGATTCCAATTGCTGATAGACCCGATATTTCTTGTCGAGTTTTTCATGCTAAGCTGAAGTGTATTCTAACTGACCTAAAGGTGGCACTTTTTTCGATCCTCTCAATGCCG TTGTTATTTTATGTAG AATTACCTAATCCTGCAAAATTTCCTAATTTGTATAGGATGGTCACAAAATATATGATTCATGGTCCGTGTGGTAGGATACGGTCGAGTTCTCCATGTATGAAGGACGGTAAATGCTCAAAATTTTACCCTAAGCAGTTTGTGAATGAGACTTCATTTGACGATGATGGGTATCCAGTGTATAAACGTCGTGACATGGGAATTACTGTCAAGTTGTGCGGTGCAGATATTGATAACAGATTTGTGGTGCCTTATAATCCGCTGTTGTTAATGAAATATCAGGCTCACATAAACTTAGAGTTTTGTAACAAGTCAAATATTATCAAATATCTTTTTAAGTATGTCAACAAGGGCCCTGATCGTTTGACTGCTACAGTGGACCAATCAACGAGTGGTCATCAAGATTCGCAGATTTTGGATGAGATTAAATAG
- the LOC130949751 gene encoding uncharacterized protein LOC130949751 → MTEGELQTFCLIEIQKLLQNNGKSLRDYAGMSCPDIQLVSQFSNSMLLREMQYNIGLLIQEHDSNLLKLNEEQRVIYEKIVNRVCNKEGGCFFIYGFGGTGKTFLYRKLSARLRSERKIVINVASSGIAALLLPGGKTAHSMFNIPIELNECTVCRVSKDSVKVELIRCADLIIWDEAPMTNRLAFEALDRTLRDIMSSVSVVNKDLPFGGKIIVLGGDFRQVLPVVPKASRAEIMMATINSSILWKHFEVLTLTKNMRLDSALEEAVVEELRSFSDWILQIGEGKSGVVISDKLCVEVPTDLLIDTSDNLVEDIINVVYPNIVVNFANPIFFQDRAILAPTVEIVEEINNYIVNLLPGEEKEYLSADIICGSDAYGDVDCSWITTEFLNQIRCSGLPNHSVKLKKGVPIILLRNIDPTNGLCNGTRLIIKDLGSNMIAAEVVSGSNIGDQVYIARMNLISSDAGIPFKFQRRQFPISLSFAMTINKNQGQTLSVVGLFLRHPVFFHGQLYVAVSRVRSRIGLKILLLDENSEFSNFTENVVFTEVFDKI, encoded by the coding sequence ATGACTGAAGGTGAACTACAGACTTTTTGTCTGATTGAGATTCAGAAGTTGCTCCAGAATAATGGGAAGTCGTTAAGAGATTATGCTGGTATGTCATGTCCAGATATCCAATTGGTTTCTCAGTTCAGCAACTCTATGTTGCTACGGGAAATGCAATATAATATTGGTTTATTAATCCAGGAGCATGATTCAAATTTATTAAAGTTGAATGAAGAACAGAGAGTTATATATGAGAAAATTGTCAACCGTGTTTGTAACAAAGAAGGCGGATGTTTTTTTATATACGGATTTGGAGGAACTGGAAAAACTTTCTTGTATAGAAAATTGTCAGCTAGGTTGCGATCTGAGAGGAAAATTGTCATTAATGTTGCATCGAGTGGAATTGCAGCATTGTTGTTACCAGGGGGCAAGACAGCTCATTCAATGTTCAATATTCCAATTGAGTTAAATGAGTGTACTGTTTGCAGAGTCTCAAAGGATAGTGTTAAGGTAGAATTGATTCGATGTGCTGATTTGATTATTTGGGATGAAGCACCAATGACTAATAGGTTGGCTTTTGAGGCATTGGATAGAACCCTTCGCGATATAATGTCGTCTGTGTCTGTTGTTAACAAAGATTTACCGTTTGGTGGAAAAATAATTGTTTTGGGTGGTGATTTCCGACAAGTATTACCTGTTGTCCCCAAAGCTTCCAGAGCTGAGATTATGATGGCCACTATTAATTCTTCAATTCTTTGGAAGCATTTTGAGGTATTAACCTTAACAAAGAATATGAGATTAGATAGTGCATTGGAAGAGGCTGTTGTGGAGGAGTTAAGATCCTTTTCAGATTGGATACTTCAGATAGGAGAGGGAAAATCTGGTGTGGTTATCAGTGATAAACTTTGTGTTGAAGTACCAACTGATTTGCTTATTGATACTTCTGATAATCTGGTTGAAGATATTATAAATGTGGTTTATCCAAATATTGTTGTCAATTTTGCAAATCCAATTTTCTTTCAAGATAGAGCAATTTTGGCTCCAACGGTTGAAATTGTTGAAGAGATTAATAACTACATAGTTAATCTGTTACCGGGTGAAGAAAAGGAGTATTTGAGTGCCGATATTATTTGTGGTAGTGATGCTTATGGTGATGTTGATTGTAGTTGGATAACCACCGAATTTTTAAACCAAATTAGATGTTCTGGGTTACCCAATCATTCTGTCAAATTAAAGAAAGGTGTACCTATTATTTTGCTGAGAAATATTGATCCAACTAATGGGTTGTGCAATGGAACACGACTTATTATAAAAGACCTGGGATCAAATATGATTGCAGCCGAAGTTGTTTCTGGTAGTAACATTGGTGATCAAGTATATATTGCTCGAATGAATCTCATTTCAAGTGATGCTGGGATACCTTTTAAATTCCAACGTAGGCAATTTCCAATAAGTTTGTCGTTTGCAATGACGATTAACAAAAATCAGGGGCAAACGTTATCTGTTGTTGGATTATTCTTACGGCATCCAGTATTTTTCCATGGTCAACTCTATGTCGCTGTATCTCGTGTGAGGAGCAGAATTGGACTAAAGATTTTGCTGCTTGATGAAAATTCAGAATTTTCAAATTTCACTGAGAATGTTGTTTTCACAGAGGTTTTTGATAAAATTTGA